Proteins from one Coffea arabica cultivar ET-39 chromosome 8c, Coffea Arabica ET-39 HiFi, whole genome shotgun sequence genomic window:
- the LOC113706671 gene encoding uncharacterized protein yields MESIASSSSPPHDQQHHRFEPTQPLAERIFRALRHRLRLLHRFDSSFFVLGATGNVYTVNLSATPSCTCPDRTAPCKHILFVFIRVLGVPLDDSCLWRRSLRPCQLNRLLASPTSTDALAGATVREMFHQLFFQAGPSTSGGPRVDVEDGTACPICLEEMGKGEKIVACGTCRNPIHEECLMAWKKSSRRRSTSCVLCRARWRNTADQDKYLNLSAYISEDDMVEDEGHCSYQLFRPPRILCGDDR; encoded by the coding sequence ATGGAATCCATCGCATCCAGTTCATCCCCTCCTCACGACCAGCAGCACCACCGTTTCGAGCCGACGCAACCTCTCGCCGAGCGCATTTTCCGAGCCCTTCGCCACCGCCTCCGCCTCCTCCACAGGTTTGATTCCTCCTTCTTTGTGTTAGGCGCCACAGGAAATGTTTACACTGTCAACTTATCCGCCACCCCATCATGCACCTGCCCTGATCGCACCGCCCCTTGCAAGCACATTCTCTTCGTGTTTATACGCGTTCTAGGCGTCCCCCTCGATGATTCCTGCCTCTGGAGGAGGAGTCTGAGGCCGTGCCAGCTCAACCGCCTTCTCGCTTCGCCTACGTCGACGGATGCCTTAGCCGGGGCTACCGTTCGAGAGATGTTCCACCAGCTGTTTTTTCAGGCTGGGCCGAGTACTTCAGGCGGCCCTCGTGTTGACGTGGAAGATGGCACGGCTTGCCCGATATGTCTCGAGGAAATGGGGAAAGGAGAGAAAATCGTAGCTTGTGGGACCTGTAGAAATCCAATTCATGAAGAATGTTTAATGGCGTGGAAGAAAAGCAGCAGAAGAAGATCAACCAGCTGTGTACTTTGTCGCGCTAGGTGGAGAAATACGGCTGATCAAGACAAGTACTTGAACTTATCAGCTTATATTAGCGAGGATGACATGGTTGAAGATGAAGGCCATTGCAGCTATCAACTCTTCAGGCCTCCAAGAATCCTCTGTGGGGATGATAGATAG
- the LOC113705668 gene encoding uncharacterized protein isoform X2: MLGSYRNTSQPSKKKEEKKEWLGVSFKPENFIPGLIIGFIFGLFLDLSKPNKASTSATKRSNLLSSKNQRLTSVADAADEELKMVLVVRQDLKMGQGKIASQCAHAATGIYSELIQSHRSLLRQWELCGQAKIVVTCKNLQEMNKLKEAAESIGLPTFVVADAGRTQVSSGSKTVLAIGPGSRSTVDSVTGKLRLL, encoded by the exons ATGCTGGGTTCTTATAGGAACACTTCCCAGCCATCAAAAAAG aaagaagagaagaaagaatgGTTGGGAGTAAGTTTCAAGCCAGAAAACTTCATTCCAGGGTTGATAATTGGCTTTATTTTTGGGTtgttcttggatttgtccaAGCCCAATAAAGCTTCTACTAGTGCTACTAAAAGGAGCAATTTGTTatccagcaaaaatcaaagATTGACATCAGTAGCTGATGCTGCTGATGAGGAGCTAAAAATG GTTTTGGTAGTTAGACAAGACCTGAAGATGGGGCAAGGAAAAATTGCATCTCAATGTGCTC ATGCTGCAACCGGCATTTACTCAGAACTCATTCAAAG CCACCGGTCTCTGTTGAGACAATGGGAACTCTGTGGTCAAGCCAAAATAGTTGTTACCTGCAAGAATCTGCAAGAAAT GAATAAGCTGAAGGAAGCAGCTGAGTCCATTGGTCTTCCAACTTTTGTTGTGGCTGATGCAGGACGGACCCAG GTCTCTTCTGGGTCGAAGACTGTACTTGCCATTGGGCCTG GAAGTAGATCAACTGTAGATTCAGTTACTGGGAAACTACGCCTCCTATGA
- the LOC113705668 gene encoding uncharacterized protein isoform X1 yields the protein MLGSYRNTSQPSKKQKEEKKEWLGVSFKPENFIPGLIIGFIFGLFLDLSKPNKASTSATKRSNLLSSKNQRLTSVADAADEELKMVLVVRQDLKMGQGKIASQCAHAATGIYSELIQSHRSLLRQWELCGQAKIVVTCKNLQEMNKLKEAAESIGLPTFVVADAGRTQVSSGSKTVLAIGPGSRSTVDSVTGKLRLL from the exons ATGCTGGGTTCTTATAGGAACACTTCCCAGCCATCAAAAAAG cagaaagaagagaagaaagaatgGTTGGGAGTAAGTTTCAAGCCAGAAAACTTCATTCCAGGGTTGATAATTGGCTTTATTTTTGGGTtgttcttggatttgtccaAGCCCAATAAAGCTTCTACTAGTGCTACTAAAAGGAGCAATTTGTTatccagcaaaaatcaaagATTGACATCAGTAGCTGATGCTGCTGATGAGGAGCTAAAAATG GTTTTGGTAGTTAGACAAGACCTGAAGATGGGGCAAGGAAAAATTGCATCTCAATGTGCTC ATGCTGCAACCGGCATTTACTCAGAACTCATTCAAAG CCACCGGTCTCTGTTGAGACAATGGGAACTCTGTGGTCAAGCCAAAATAGTTGTTACCTGCAAGAATCTGCAAGAAAT GAATAAGCTGAAGGAAGCAGCTGAGTCCATTGGTCTTCCAACTTTTGTTGTGGCTGATGCAGGACGGACCCAG GTCTCTTCTGGGTCGAAGACTGTACTTGCCATTGGGCCTG GAAGTAGATCAACTGTAGATTCAGTTACTGGGAAACTACGCCTCCTATGA
- the LOC113706527 gene encoding GATA transcription factor 9, whose translation METPEFFQGGYYNTHMAPEKRLSDAKNSDHFIIDDLLDYPNDDGMVADGTFDTTITAGTSTDSSTVVDTSCNSSFSGSTEPHLPGGDMGCRNFTDGQFSSELCVPYDDLAELEWLSNFVEESFSSEDLQKLQIISGMKARTNEVSETHDDQPEPNRETATPMLRPEMSVPAKARSKRSRAAPCNWTSRLLMVSPSTTTLTAATTTTIMAAAMSSSSDSEITPSTGKKAVKAPSKKKEVYDQNASMANGEGRKCLHCATDKTPQWRTGPMGPKTLCNACGVRYKSGRLVPEYRPAASPTFVLTKHSNSHRKVLELRRQKEMLRAQQQQHQFLHQNMMFDVSSNGDDYLIHQHIGPDFRQLI comes from the exons atgGAGACCCCGGAATTCTTTCAAGGAGGCTACTACAATACACATATGGCACCAGAAAAACGTCTCTCCGACGCTAAAAATAGCGACCATTTTATCATCGATGACCTCCTGGACTACCCTAATGATGATGGCATGGTGGCTGACGGCACTTTTGACACTACCATCACGGCGGGCACCTCCACTGATTCTTCCACGGTCGTTGACACTTCATGCAACTCTTCGTTCTCCGGTAGCACCGAACCCCATTTGCCCGGCGGCGATATGGGGTGCCGGAATTTCACTGATGGCCAATTCTCCAGTGAACTTTGCGTGCCG TATGATGATTTGGCTGAGCTGGAATGGCTATCGAATTTTGTGGAAGAATCCTTTTCCAGTGAGGACCTGCAGAAGCTGCAGATAATATCGGGTATGAAGGCCCGTACCAATGAGGTATCAGAAACTCATGACGACCAGCCCGAACCCAATCGAGAAACTGCCACGCCCATGCTTCGGCCCGAAATGTCGGTCCCTGCGAAGGCACGTAGCAAGCGCTCACGCGCCGCTCCGTGCAATTGGACGTCTCGCCTACTCATGGTCTCACCCTCCACTACTACCTTGACCGCGGCCACGACCACCACCATTATGGCGGCGGCAATGTCATCATCCTCGGACTCGGAAATTACCCCGAGCACTGGCAAGAAGGCGGTGAAGGCGCCGTcgaagaagaaggaagtttaTGATCAAAACGCTAGCATGGCCAATGGTGAAGGTAGGAAATGCCTTCATTGTGCTACAGATAAGACACCACAGTGGAGGACTGGTCCTATGGGCCCCAAAACGCTTTGTAACGCTTGTGGGGTTCGGTACAAGTCGGGCAGGCTGGTGCCAGAGTACAGGCCCGCTGCAAGCCCGACTTTTGTCCTCACCAAGCATTCCAATTCACATAGAAAAGTGCTAGAGCTGAGGAGGCAAAAAGAGATGTTGAGGGCTCAACAGCAGCAGCACCAATTTCTTCATCAAAATATGATGTTTGATGTATCATCCAACGGTGATGATTACTTGATTCATCAACATATTGGGCCCGATTTTCGGCAGCTGATTTAG